In Podospora pseudoanserina strain CBS 124.78 chromosome 5, whole genome shotgun sequence, a single window of DNA contains:
- a CDS encoding hypothetical protein (EggNog:ENOG503NXZT; COG:B), protein MSTGAVSTGRRKSPLEGVSDRSSQDRTTSPSPSTRSSSKPQIRHRASIACASCRERRIRCVVAEGESECTQCRKTGHTCIIKNDDERRRPISKAYMSSLSNRIALLEEMLKEQGVTPPPAVHPPKTRQDAISRQQQQQQQQQQEQEEARMRERSTSSEPKHGSSVEIQVPTPPGSGEEDTLMSESEQSKTIDLTDMTSSSSSSSSSSSSLIDPLLLQELGTTPDADVRRLLSARGSHSFDPSAGRVRFFGPTANSHVHGKSTCLFDNEGRPDRARRAATLIETLGSSTIDYLTKCFWEHYFYSGSMVVDRAAFETGRLTQDPKFYSPFLHLTLLAIGYRFADRTRDDIKKLSVGSRESTLHREAKGLLEVEIDQGGGVPSVQGMLLLADLEFGVGRDSAGWMYLGIANRLAFDIGLHVNYSGVDISETERRLRRQVMAGSIAFDRQWALILGRPTSIKAQDISIDLLSKGAFNSTHGQMTAEAKTYAAGQATLQQKRFELMELAGKVSDLQNTTHGISDLTAKAAEDRTYLYFLALERQFQTWYRQLPDCLAWKPINIKSAPIGFFLLHQQFHTCMILLHRPWAKYGPLVPDNTAAASRYAAPESSLQLQDSLGTFPRQDNRASLSRSMCTQHAVRVARIFWQQRQRFDGTKIGLEAIQQAGTAALALMAALAHKSAELDHQSNLKYLQVVSAAIYDMSHAYQPASRMYSLLKTMLADIRTEMVSSGSLEASALLNRFNQGNPTTNMIFGSNSWNLSNESSRFTPARRTLSMCAGPEEGREAKRRRFSTQTAPDVVFSTMAVFGSSPLGGPASPQLAHPQESSGQEELGEPLREIPDIAPESDFDLDSFHASFVDFINNGSKGWATATPTITTETTLEATPLPTPACEEAPSTSNTDAVIVQDEPAAQQPADDAMVDMTIEEWLAEPGVSSGLAAMEAEVQQHCDSRFSPVADAPVPTAEGGEVPPPPLPEMQQNDLTMPVTLELGTADNGGIHTMDWLATAPPPPRSSRRISRTSISSTIRPPLAPPETDLFVNALAIPARQTSLPPPPPPSSAPLPMTPVTLDELVQSVEEAVDSARARARDREREKSVAAAGKGQVSSPEAGRNLSLDYFQL, encoded by the exons ATGTCAACAGGGGCTGTGTCAACAGGGAGGCGCAAATCACCTCTCGAAGGAGTGTCTGACAGGTCTAGTCAAGACCgcaccaccagccccagTCCCTCCACTCGCTCATCGAGCAAGCCACAGATCAGACACAGAGCCTCCATTGCGTGTGCCTCGTGCCGTGAGAGACGAATTCGTTGTGTCGTGGCCGAGGGAGAGTCAGAGTGCACCCAGTGCAGGAAGACGGGCCACACATGTATCATCAAGAACGATGACGAGCGAAGGAG GCCAATATCCAAAGCCTACATGTCATCACTATCCAATCGAATTGCTCtcttggaggagatgttgaaGGAACAAGGAGtcacaccccctcccgctgTCCACCCTccaaagacaagacaagacgcCATCTcgagacaacaacaacaacaacaacaacaacaacaagagcaagaagaagctcggaTGCGGGAAAGGTCGACCAGTTCTGAGCCCAAGCATGGGAGTTCGGTCGAGATCCAGGTTCCCACACCACCAGGCTcaggcgaggaggatacCCTCATGAGCGAGTCAGAACAGAGCAAGACCATTGACTTGACGGACAtgacctcatcatcatcatcgtcatcgtcatcatcatcatcactgatCGATCCGCTATTATTGCAAGAGCTCGGGACAACGCCAGATGCCGATGTCCGGAGGTTGCTGTCAGCAAGGGGCAGCCACTCGTTCGATCCATCGGCTGGGAGGGTTCGATTCTTTGGCCCCACCGCCAACAGCCATGTCCATGGAAAATCGACATGCCTGTTTGACAATGAGGGCCGTCCAGACCGGGCACGAAGGGCTGCCACCTTGATCGAGACGCTGGGCTCGTCCACCATTGACTACCTTACCAAGTGCTTTTGGGAGCATTACTTTTACTCTGGCTCCATGGTCGTCGACAGGGCGGCATTTGAAACGGGCAGACTGACACAGGACCCCAAGTTCTACTCCCCGTTCCTTCACCTCACCCTGTTGGCCATTGGCTACCGGTTCGCTGACCGCACCCGGGACGATATCAAAAAGCTCTCTGTCGGAAGCCGCGAGAGCACACTCCACCGGGAAGCGAAAGGCctgttggaggttgagattgaTCAAGGTGGCGGTGTCCCGAGCGTCCAGGGaatgctgttgttggctgaCTTGGAGTTTGGCGTCGGCCGTGACAGCGCTGGATGGATGTATCTGG GCATTGCAAACCGTCTTGCCTTCGATATAGGTCTCCACGTTAACTACAGCGGGGTAGACATCTCTGAGACGGAAAGGCGGCTGCGGCGTCAGGTTATGGCGGGCTCCATCGCGTTCGACCGTCAGTGGGCCTTGATCCTTGGTCGTCCAACCTCGATCAAGGCTCAAGACATCAGCATCGACCTCCTATCCAAGGGCGCCTTCAACTCGACACATGGCCAGATGACTGCCGAGGCCAAAACATATGCGGCTGGCCAAGCTACCCTCCAGCAGAAGCGCTTTGAGCTTATGGAACTGGCTGGCAAGGTATCCGACCTGCAGAACACGACACATGGCATCTCAGATTTGACTGCCAAAGCCGCCGAGGACAGAACCTATCTCTACTTTCTGGCCTTGGAACGCCAGTTTCAGACGTGGTATCGACAGCTTCCAGACTGCCTGGCCTGGAagcccatcaacatcaagtCGGCCCCCATCGGCTTCTTTCTGCTTCATCAGCAATTCCACACATGCATGATCCTGCTTCACAGGCCCTGGGCCAAGTATGGGCCATTGGTTCCGGAcaacactgctgctgcttcccGGTATGCGGCGCCCGAGTCTTCGCTGCAGCTCCAGGACTCTCTCGGCACCTTTCCTCGTCAGGACAACCGGGCGTCTCTGTCTCGCAGCATGTGCACTCAGCATGCGGTCCGGGTCGCGAGGATATTTTGGCAGCAGCGCCAGCGCTTTGATGGCACCAAGATTGGTCTTGAGGCCATCCAACAAGCCGGCACTGCTGCCCTCGCTCTGATGGCTGCCTTGGCCCACAAGAGTGCCGAGCTGGACCATCAGAGCAATCTCAAATACCTACAGGTTGTTTCTGCGGCCATCTACGACATGAGCCATGCCTATCAGCCGGCTTCAAGGATGTACAGCCTCCTCAAGACCATGTTGGCTGATATCCGGACTGAGATGGTCAGCTCTGGCTCTTTGGAAGCCAGTGCCTTGCTCAACCGGTTCAACCAAGGGAACCCCACCACGAACATGATCTTTGGCAGCAACTCGTGGAATCTCAGCAACGAGAGCTCTCGCTTCACTCCCGCGAGACGAACCCTCAGCATGTGCGCCGGGCCCGAAGAGGGTCGTGAGGCCAAACGCCGGCGGTTTTCCACCCAGACAGCACCCGACGTGGTGTTCTCTACCATGGCTGTGTTCGGGAGCAGCCCTCTTGGCGGTCCGGCATCCCCTCAGCTGGCGCATCCACAAGAGAGCTCTGGTCAGGAAGAACTAGGAGAGCCTCTGCGGGAGATTCCAGATATCGCCCCAGAGTCAGACTTTGATCTTGACTCGTTCCACGCCTCATTTGTTGATTTCATCAACAACGGCAGCAAGGGGTGGGCTACGGCAACCCCCACAATCACAACGGAGACGACACTTGAGGCGACCCCGCTCCCCACTCCCGCCTGCGAGGAGGCTCCCTCGACCAGCAACACTGATGCCGTCATTGTGCAGGACGAGCCGGCAGCTCAACAGCCGGCGGATGATGCCATGGTTGACATGACGATTGAAGAGTGGCTTGCCGAACCGGGAGTGAGCTCCGGGCTCGCCGCCATGGAGGCCGAAGTCCAGCAGCACTGCGACTCGCGGTTCTCACCCGTCGCAGACGCACCCGTGCCCACTGCCGAAGGGGGCGAGgtaccgccgccgccgttgcccGAGATGCAACAAAATGACCTCACAATGCCAGTCACGCTGGAACTTGGCACTGCGGACAATGGAGGGATTCACACTATGGACTGGCTCGCCACCGCCCCGCCACCCCCCCGGTCCTCGAGGAGGATCTCCAGGACGAGCATCTCGAGCACGATTCGCCCTCCGCTCGCGCCTCCCGAGACGGATTTGTTTGTCAACGCCTTGGCTATTCCCGCGAGGCAGACGTCccttccaccgccgccaccgccgtcatCTGCACCGCTTCCCATGACGCCAGTGACGCTGGATGAGTTGGTGCAGagcgtggaggaggcggtggactCTGCgcgggcgagggcgagggacagggagagggagaagtcggttgctgctgctggtaagGGGCAGGTGTCGAGCCCCGAGGCCGGGAGGAATTTGTCGTTGGATTATTTCCAGTTGTGA